In Oncorhynchus gorbuscha isolate QuinsamMale2020 ecotype Even-year linkage group LG02, OgorEven_v1.0, whole genome shotgun sequence, a single genomic region encodes these proteins:
- the LOC124006837 gene encoding choline-phosphate cytidylyltransferase B-like isoform X1, whose translation MVGRRRGSRANSGPHRPQQQCSGGPRKTLREPALFAKKTGYESEVPHEKMTIAQAKRGTPAVRPVRVYADGIFDLFHSGHARALMQAKNLFPNTHLIVGVCSDELTHKYKGYTVMTESERYEALIHCRYVDEVVRDAPWTLSPDFLKKHKIDFVAHDDIPYTSAGSEDVYKHIKEAGMFVATQRTDGISTSDLITRIVRDYDLYVRRNLQRGYTARDLNVSFIREKKIRLQNQVDRMKETVKTVEEKSKHFVFKVEEKSHDLIQKWEEKSREFIGNFLELFGPDGAWHVIQEQSGRMLQALSPYASPVASPRGSPSSSPTRGRSPSPPSSPTSPSSRSPRSPRSPHSYPTSPSSRKGAFAYPLTFLGDDE comes from the exons ATGGTGGGAAGGAGACGTGGCTCCAGAGCCAACAGCGGACCACACCGGCCCCAACAGCAATGCAGTGGGGGACCCCGCAAG ACTCTGAGGGAGCCAGCATTATTTGCCAAGAAAACAGGATATGAGTCAGAAGTTCCTCATGAAAAGATGACCATCGCCCAGGCCAAGAGAGGCACTCCAG CAGTCCGCCCGGTGCGAGTCTATGCCGATGGGATCTTTGACCTCTTCCACTCTGGACACGCGCGTGCTCTGATGCAAGCGAAGAACTTGTTCCCCAACACACATCTCATAGTGGGAG TCTGCAGTGATGAACTCACACACAAGTATAAGGGCTACACGGTGATGACAGAGTCGGAGCGCTACGAAGCCCTGATACACTGTCGCTATGTGGATGAGGTGGTACGGGATGCTCCCTGGACCCTCAGCCCTGACTTCCTGAAAAAACATAAG ATTGACTTCGTGGCCCATGACGATATCCCATACACCTCTGCAGGATCAGAGGATGTCTACAAACACATCAAGGAAGCAG GGATGTTTGTGGCCACACAGAGGACAGACGGCATCTCTACATCCGACCTCATCACCAGGATAGTGAGAGACTATGACCTTTATGTCCGACGCAACCTGCAGAGAGGCTACACAGCCAGAGACCTCAACGTTAGCTTCATCAGG GAGAAGAAAATCCGTCTGCAGAACCAGGTGGATCGTATGAAGGAGACGGtgaagacagtggaggagaaGTCCAAGCACTTTGTGTTCAAGGTGGAGGAGAAGAGCCATGACCTCATCCAGAAGTGGGAGGAGAAGTCACGGGAGTTCATTGGGAATTTCCTGGAGTTGTTTGGTCCAGATGGAGCGTGG CATGTGATCCAGGAGCAGAGTGGGCGCATGCTCCAGGCCCTGTCACCCTACGCGTCACCCGTTGCCTCGCCCCGTGGCTCCCCCAGCAGCAGCCCCACCAGAGGGCGCTCCCCAtcgcccccctcctctcccacatcCCCTTCCTCCCGATCCCCTCGTTCTCCCCGTTCCCCTCATTCCTATcccacctccccttcctctcgcAAGGGTGCCTTTGCCTATCCCTTAACCTTCCTCGGGGATGACGAGTAG
- the LOC124006837 gene encoding choline-phosphate cytidylyltransferase B-like isoform X2, which translates to MVGRRRGSRANSGPHRPQQQCSGGPRKTLREPALFAKKTGYESEVPHEKMTIAQAKRGTPVRPVRVYADGIFDLFHSGHARALMQAKNLFPNTHLIVGVCSDELTHKYKGYTVMTESERYEALIHCRYVDEVVRDAPWTLSPDFLKKHKIDFVAHDDIPYTSAGSEDVYKHIKEAGMFVATQRTDGISTSDLITRIVRDYDLYVRRNLQRGYTARDLNVSFIREKKIRLQNQVDRMKETVKTVEEKSKHFVFKVEEKSHDLIQKWEEKSREFIGNFLELFGPDGAWHVIQEQSGRMLQALSPYASPVASPRGSPSSSPTRGRSPSPPSSPTSPSSRSPRSPRSPHSYPTSPSSRKGAFAYPLTFLGDDE; encoded by the exons ATGGTGGGAAGGAGACGTGGCTCCAGAGCCAACAGCGGACCACACCGGCCCCAACAGCAATGCAGTGGGGGACCCCGCAAG ACTCTGAGGGAGCCAGCATTATTTGCCAAGAAAACAGGATATGAGTCAGAAGTTCCTCATGAAAAGATGACCATCGCCCAGGCCAAGAGAGGCACTCCAG TCCGCCCGGTGCGAGTCTATGCCGATGGGATCTTTGACCTCTTCCACTCTGGACACGCGCGTGCTCTGATGCAAGCGAAGAACTTGTTCCCCAACACACATCTCATAGTGGGAG TCTGCAGTGATGAACTCACACACAAGTATAAGGGCTACACGGTGATGACAGAGTCGGAGCGCTACGAAGCCCTGATACACTGTCGCTATGTGGATGAGGTGGTACGGGATGCTCCCTGGACCCTCAGCCCTGACTTCCTGAAAAAACATAAG ATTGACTTCGTGGCCCATGACGATATCCCATACACCTCTGCAGGATCAGAGGATGTCTACAAACACATCAAGGAAGCAG GGATGTTTGTGGCCACACAGAGGACAGACGGCATCTCTACATCCGACCTCATCACCAGGATAGTGAGAGACTATGACCTTTATGTCCGACGCAACCTGCAGAGAGGCTACACAGCCAGAGACCTCAACGTTAGCTTCATCAGG GAGAAGAAAATCCGTCTGCAGAACCAGGTGGATCGTATGAAGGAGACGGtgaagacagtggaggagaaGTCCAAGCACTTTGTGTTCAAGGTGGAGGAGAAGAGCCATGACCTCATCCAGAAGTGGGAGGAGAAGTCACGGGAGTTCATTGGGAATTTCCTGGAGTTGTTTGGTCCAGATGGAGCGTGG CATGTGATCCAGGAGCAGAGTGGGCGCATGCTCCAGGCCCTGTCACCCTACGCGTCACCCGTTGCCTCGCCCCGTGGCTCCCCCAGCAGCAGCCCCACCAGAGGGCGCTCCCCAtcgcccccctcctctcccacatcCCCTTCCTCCCGATCCCCTCGTTCTCCCCGTTCCCCTCATTCCTATcccacctccccttcctctcgcAAGGGTGCCTTTGCCTATCCCTTAACCTTCCTCGGGGATGACGAGTAG